The sequence TGTTGTTTTAACTGTACAAGCGTTCCTAGCACTGTACGTCTGGAAATCACGCCCAAGGGTGTATTTGAAAAATACCTGGCTAAGTATTTTGAAGAGTCGTCAACAAAACTGAAGTGTGCAATCTTAATTAAGTAGCCGTACAAATAAAAAGTGATGTTGAAGGAATGTAGGTAGTTTGAGCGATGGTAAACAGAGACGGCACCTTTTGGGAGCTGGAAGAAGCCTAAGGCGCCAGGTCGCAGGCAGCGGTCACGCTCTTTTGAAGAGTCCGTGGAACGTCACGGGAATGTTCACCTCCACTTCGGCCCTGGCGACCTCGCTCATGTCCTTGGCGTTGAGGATGAGGAGGTAGGCGGGCTTCGGCCCCGTGCCCGGGCTGATCACGATGCTCAGCACAACCCCTGGCAGGGACAACAACAACGGGCCTGTCCCGGGGGGCACGTGCTgtacccggccccggggctgaggGTGACCGCTCGCACCCCGCACACCCGTAAATCCCGTTATTTTGCGTCATTATCAGTGCTGACATAGActgaggttatttatttatttatcatatTATTTTAGGTTCTTGCTGCCATCAGCTTCCAgcctggggtgctggggcacaTACCGAATTTCCgtttaaaactggaaaatgtttttattctgaagaagAACTATGAAAAGCTACTGCAGGGGCTGACAACAAGCATCACTTACTGGGATAGATATCAAATTTGTCCATCAAGTTTTTCAACTTTATAAATTACTTTATAATTCTGCTTCTGAGGCTTAGTGTGACAAAAGGAaccggcctcaagttgcaccaggggaggtttaggatggttaggatattaggaaaaatttttacactgaaaaggttgtTGACAATTGgtccaggctgcccagggcagtggtggagtcgtcatctctggagggattgaaaagccgggcagacgtggtgctgagggacacggggcagtgggggtttggcagtgttgggttgatggttggactcgatgatcttaaaggtcccctccaacccaagcAATTCTCTGACTCTGTGATACCCGTTTCTGGGTCCCGGCAGCCCTGCATGGAATGGGTGGGACACCCCAGCTCCTGGGTTGGTTGTTCGTTTGTGCACACTTGGGTCAGTCACTGCGGGACAACATGGGAACGACCCCACACCACGGTCCCTGACAGCATCTAACGCAGCCCTGGGGAAGGCGACAAACGTGAGCGTGGGGCTCGGTGTTGACTCAGCTTTTGGAGAGCTGAGCAGGGGCTGAACTCCCAGGGAGTGAGCGCCTTAAACACACTGCTAAAATGCACATTGCTGACTTCAGCTACGGAAGGCTTTCCTTAAAACCGTTTCAGTGGGACTGAAGCCCCCGCACAAGCACTTTGCTGAACGGGGAACAGATAATACGGAATTTGTTTCTGTATGAGCCAGTGAGAGTTTGCTCTTTAATTCAGCAGAGCCAAGACTCCTCCCAGCTTCACATAATCCTGTTTTGGAGATGGGGAATTCAGGGAATAAGCGGGCACCCTCTCAGGCCAAGCGCTGCCACTCACCTTCCAAAGCAGGTACAGGGCTGGGGGTGCGCGAAGGAACACGTACAGCGCTTGGCAGGGGTACAACTATGTGTCCTCGAGTGACAAAGCCGAGGAGGACGGGTTAGGAGCAGAAAACACACTTGGTTTAAGAGAGGTTTAAAGTTTACAAAGTTCTGCCACCTTGAAAATTGCAAGGAAATGAGGACGACAGCTCGTCTGAACCTAGAgggtctttctcctcctctgttttcATTCAGCCTTAGTTTTCCTACATTCTCAAACTTCCCACCAGCGTTAGAACAATCGTGGCTGGGAGCTGCCCGTGGGCTCTGCTCGcgcccagccccggcacagccttgccggcagcccccggggccaGCGGACACGAGCTTTTCAAATCACCATGCCCTcaaccaaaaaaagtaaaaaaatcagtattaccATCATCTTCCTCCAGGGCATCCGGATGGGAAACGAAGATCGGCTCCGAGGGGTACGAATCCGGCTCCTGCCACACCCAGGTCTCCTTCGTTTTAACATTCAGCTTGCAAAgctaaaggaggggaaaaaaaaaaaccaagaaaaaaaaaatccatcttagaAAAACTCTTTTCTTGTCCTTAAAGTAAAAGCTGATGGGAAAGACGCGCCCGTTTCTGTTGATAGTTACCCTGTCTGGCACAAAGTGATTCAGCCCCAGCCCATAGGTATAGGTGTAAGGTTTCCCACAGTATTTCTTGTAATTGATCTGTGGAAATTCAAAGgctacaataaaaaaagaaatatacacAGTGAGGATTAGCGGGacggggagagcagggggtgCTGGCGTTGCCGCTGGCTGTGCTTCGGGGTCGTCGTCTTACCGTGGCGCGGCCCCGAGAAAATAACTTCTGGCTCCAGCCAGATGGTCTCGTCGCTGCGCAGGGTGGCCGTGGCTGTCGTGTAGGGCAGCGTGACCAAGTTCTTGCCCGTGTCGGCCTGGGACAAAGAAAAATACccaaaagaatgaataaaaatacCCAGGAGAGTGCATGAATACGCTCGGCCACGGCTGCTCCTTCCATTTTCCGGGTTAGCGATAGCGCAGCAGGAGCGCCTGCTGCTAAAGCGCCCTGCGCGTCAGCCTGCCCTGCGCTCAGGGACACCGGCACAGCTTGTGTCCCCTCCTCAAAACAGTCAGAGGTTTTAATTAGGCACCGCCACGTGGGCTTCCTCTCTTTGCTTGATTGCCCACGCAAGCGGAGGTGCCCGTGAGCCTCGCAGCTCCGAAAGCCGCTCGGGTGACCCAcatcccccgctgccccccaggctcTCATTTGAACAGTAACACAggggaaataaaatagaataatgcTGACCAGgataaagaaaataagagagtTTCTCTGAAGACCCATACTTTAAGTTCCCCTCCCCCATTAGAATGTTTAATTTGAATTGAATGGGGTCAGGCAGAGCCCCAGCGACGCTGGGCCATCAGGAGTGGGGCAGACACCGGTGTCTCGGCCCCGCTGGCAGCGTCGGGGGCACGGCGCCGCGCCGGTACCTTGTCGATGTTGAGGGGCAGCACGTATCTGCGGGCTTCGGGCTGCGGGGCTTTCTCTGCCTGACGCTTCACTTCGTCCCAGTTTGCTCGCAAGTTGGCCAAGTAGAGGTAATTGTAAACAAACTCGAACCTGCACAAAAACGGGATCACGGACAGAAACAGAGATGTCATTTGCATGTCAGGGGATTCAAATGCAGATGGTTTTCCTCAAATTCAATGGAGTAAGACaagtcccagcccagctccctggcaGAAGCGATCCGTGCCTGCGCACTGCGTCCCCTGCGAGGAAAATGTGCCTCTATGGCCAAGGcagccgatggcatcctggggtccaTTAAAatgagcgtggccagcaggtccagggaggtcatcctccccctctgctctgccctggggaggccacatctgcagggctgtgtccagctctgggccccccagttccagaaggacagggaactgctggagagagtccagcggaggctacagagatgatgaagggactggagtatctctgtgctgaggaaaggctgagccctggggctgttccgctggagaagagcaggctgagagggatctcatcgatgctcagcaagagctaaagggccgggagcaagaggatggggccaggctcttctcagcggtgcccggggacaggacaaggggcaacgggcacaaactggaacatgggaaattccatctcaacatgaggaggaactttcctgtgagggtggcagagccctggcacaggctgcccagagaggtgggggagtctccgtccctggagacatcccaaacccgcctggacgcgttcctgtgccacctgctctgggtgaccctgctctgggtgaccctgctctggcagggggtgggaccaggtgatctccagaggccccttccaaccccgactATTCTGTCATCCTGTGAAAACTCAGCAACTGCTGGTTTTCGCCCCGAGCACGCTGGGGCAGCAGCCGGGACCCCTCAGCTCAGGACGTCCCAGCCACGCAGCCAAcgcagggctgggcagcaccaTTCGGTGACACATTTTTCTGGGTGAACATGCAAAGCAGCTTTCAAACCTCAGTCAGATCCTGCTTGTGGCAGCCTCAGGAGCCGAAACAGCATCAGCACGTGGATAGTCACTAAGgtttattaaagataaaaatcaaatttttctTGGAAGATGAGTTTCAAACAGGCTCTCTGCACCTCTGGGTACTTTCCACCCTGTATAGTCTATGTGTCACCATGTGTGAGTATTTCGATGGGTTGGAGGGAGTCGGTGCAAGTGCCGCAGGCAATTCCAACAGGGATGGGACGTGCCAGCGCAGGACTCGTGTGTCtggtgctggggctctgctggcccCCACCAGCTCGGCATCGCAAGACTCACCCCTTCCAGGTGCAGAGGTCAACGATCAGAAATCCGTTATCTTCGTAGGTGTTAATGTGATGGAAAAGGTTGAAGGCCGAGGTGCGGTATTTGACGTTGAGGagcctgcctttctttttctctgccacGTGAAGCCAGACCTGAAAAGCAAGCAGCTGCTTGGTGCAGGCTCAGAGAAATGGAGGAGAAACCAATACAATGGGtttcccagcccagggctggctgcccaGTCCAGCCCAGTTTGGTACGACCTGACGCTTACCCCCATGGTTTCGTTGGACTCGAAGCAGTCCATGTAGTTGGCTCCCCAGAGGCTCCAGGAGGAGAGGAACTTGAGGAGGTTGATTTTCACCGGCGTTTCAACAAACACGATGTAGTTCGAGGTGAGCCCAAAGCTGTTTGGAAACGTACGGGGAGAACACCAAGCTCACTGTAGTTCGTTTGGACAAAACCCACGCAGTAGTTCGTTTTAAGCACTGACTATAGCATACAAATCATCGCTTAAAACGACAGGGATATAAACATCCTGATTTTGGTAAATCACCTAATTTTAGCTGCTGATTACATGCAAGAACAAGTCCTTTGTGCCATTTCTGTAGAGCACCCAACGCCAGTGATGCTGCACACACGGACCCCACCTTTGTGCGCTTGCAGAACTAAAAGGGGACTCTGTGAGCATCCACTTGCTTCtcaaagcagctgctttgccaTGGGGACACGCTGGTGGCAACCAGGAGCAGCGTCTCTCTTGTCACCAGACCTGCACTGTCAGGCTACCGGCCCCGGGAAGCCTCACCTGTGAACGTAAGAGGGCTTAAACCTGTCGCTGCAGGGGAACTGCACCACCACCTCCGACTTGTTCATCGGGTCTTCCTTGTCTGGAACGggaatagaatcacagagtcgtgttggttggaaggggcctctcagatcattgagtccaaccatcaacccaacactgacaagtCACCaccaccccatgtccctcagcaccacgtctgcccagcttttcaatccctccagggatggcgactccaccactgccctgggcagcctgggccaaggcttgacagcccttttggtggagaaatttcccccaatatccatcctaaacctcccctggcacaacttgaggccgtttcctcttgtcccatggcctgttccctgggagaagagcccgaccctccggctaccccctcctttcagggagctgcagagagcgagaagctGGTGGGTTACGGCGGCTCTCCCCAGGCTTACTTGGGCTGTATTTGTAATATTTGCCCAGCAAACACAAAGGCAGTTCATGATTTAGAAGCcactttaaagtgttttaaaagataacatttctgttccttaaaaaagcaaatataatctaaagatgattaaaaaaaaaaaaagtaactcgACGACAAAACTCatttgaaggattaaaaaaaaaaaaattatttacggGACCAGATTTTCTCGGTTCACTCAGAGGTGGGATTAACTGACCTGCCTGAAGCGGAGGGATCCGTATGATGTTATAGGCGAGCGAAAAGTTCTTTCCAAAGCAATTGCCGATGTTGTAAACCGTCCCGTCGTTTTCAATGTGGGGATGAGCCGTCGCCCCGTTGACGGACACGTATTTGCAGAGATCCACCTGGAGGAGAAGATGCAGAAAGTCAGGAGCTTTCTTGGCAGGAGATGGGAGGTCACCGTCTCCGCGAGGCGTCGCAGGTCAGTGAGTCCTCACTCCAGACATGCAAAGTTCTTCTCTAAGCCCAAATCACcgagaaaaacagcaaaagcaagcaCTTTGAGAGGGTCAGGCGAGCTGACACAGTTGCAAGGAGAGGTTTGGGGTCCTGGAGTCTGAAAGGAGAGGCTCCACAGGCTGGACATTGgtaacacagcaaagaaaaacgtCAAAACACGCGTTCTGTGTCACATACAGCTCCGCAGCGTAATGCCGCTCAGTTCCgacggtgaggccacagctggaatactgtgtccggttctgggctccccagttcaagagagacagggaactgccgGAGAGATCCAGcgcagggcaacaaagatgatggagggactggagcatctcccttacgaggaaaggctgagagagctgggactctttaggctggagaagagaaggccgaggggagaccttattacggcatataagtatctaaagggtgggctgaaggaggatggtgccaggctcttttcaatggttcccagtgacaggacgaggggcaacgggcacaagctggaacataggaagttctgatcaatatgagaaaaaacttctttacggtgagggtgacggagccctggaacaggctgcccagggagggtgtggggtcccttctctggagactcaagacccacctggacacggtcctgagtgacgtgctctgggcaatcctgctttggcaggggagttggactaggtgatctctagaggtcccttccaactctgaaattctgtgattccgtgaaatgaAGGCGGCAGCAAAGCCCTGGTAGGAGCCCTCCGGTTTCGGTCCCCTTTGGCCAGGCTGCGGCACAGCTCCGGTTGGCAAACCCCGACCCAAGCACAACGGTAGGGACCATGGACCCCCATCGCCTCCTGATTAAACGTtactcagagcagcagcaggttcaTTTACAAGCTCATTCCGACTCCGCTCTCATTAACCCTCGCAGCCGGCTCTTTCTCTGTGCCATCTCCCCAGCAAACCCCAACTCCTCCCCGCTTGGAAGAGGCTGGTATTgaccattttcatttcatttttactcCTCCACGTATTCAGGAGCTCAGTACAAAGACCCACCTGCTTAATTGTCTCTAACGTATCGGGGTTGATTTTGGTTATGAAGTTGGTCTCAGTACAGGCATAGTAATCCTCGCCCACGGGGTAGACGTTAACGAGGGCGTTATCAGTGACCTCCACACCTTTGAAGTAGGAGAAAAACCTGAGCAGAGAAAACGGACAGGCAGTCAGGGGCTTCTTGGAAGCAGAAGCACCGCAGGACATCGCTGCAACGCCGACAGCCCCACCGTACCTGGAAAAGATGTTCTTGCACGGGTCTGGGTATGCGTAGGTGCCGAATTCTGTGATCACGATCCTTTTCTCCGTCATCGCTCTCACGTACGCGTCAGTCCTGACAAACCTGGGCAGGGCAAGAAGGCACATGGCAGGTGTAGCcatgaaaaaaagcaatgggCTACGTGGTTATTGTACAAACGTTCTCGCGTTGAGCCTCATGAGACCTCTGAGAGCGCCGGGTCCCCGCAGCCTCGTGCAGCATCTGGAGCACGTGGGGTCCAGCACCCACCCCCCGGCGGGGACGGCCGGCGGAGAGCGCGAGCTGATGGGAAATACGGTGTTTTTGCTAAATATTCTGCACCAAACACCTGAAAGCTGACAGCTCGGCAGCTTCTAACGGAAAACGCACTCCAGTTTTCCGACAATGACGTCATTCTGTCACCGACTGCAGCTAcatccagccctccctcccctcctcttccagaTGTTTTGTAATCTGTACAAAAAGTCGCATTTCTGCTCACTATGAGTAAGTTTCAGTTATTTTCATCTGGTTTTAGTGATCTCACCGTTAGCACTCTACCAATAACCGCACGGACTTGAAATAACCAGCGCCTCCCAGGTGCGGGGCagcagagcctgtccccagcGCTTACAGCCGAGCAAACGCTTtgtcatttatttctatttcttggGAAATTGCCACGTACCTTCGGTGATAGGTGACGTGCCCCTCCTTGAAGTCGAACTTGTGGAGGAGTGCCTGGCCGTCAAAGAGGTGATAGAAGGGCTCCGCGCCCACCTCGAACAAGCCGGGACCACATCTCAGGAGGCTTCCTCGCAGCCAGGTGGGAATCCTGCCTGCGGAAGACGCAGTGTTGGTTCGTGCGCAGCCCACGGTGGATCAGACCAAGTCATTTTGATTCCGtcaacagaaagaacaaaactttaaactatttaattttttttaaaacgttCATTAAACTTGGTTTTTAAACATGCATGAGCTCTTCCAactatgcttttttctttatctacAGACCAACCAGACAAAGCTGTTGAGTATTGATATGTCTGAAGATCCCCCATCCAATCTGTCCTTCCTCTACCCCAAAACACGCCAGCCCTGTGCCATCCTTTACCTCCGACCCTCTCCAGCCCTTGTGAAGCCTCTGAGCTCTGGCGGCCACGAGCTCCCGAGCACAAGAGCCGGGCAGGAGGAGATCGGGGAGCCCCCACCAACCTGTGACGTGGGCGGTCACCGGCGAGGACAGCTCCTCCACGGTCTCAAAGAGCTTCTTGTACCCTCCAGCGGGATGCTCCACTCTGAAAGGACCAGCAGACCTGGGGTTAGCCTGGTTGTGGGATCGCTTTGGAAACCCCCGGTGAGGGAGGGGGCTTTGTTtctggacggactggtccaggaCTTGTAAAATAACTTGAGAGATCAGGAGGGAGAAGGACCAGCTTCCATGGGGCAAAGGCTCCCAGGGCTCTgaccagctcctgcagccgccGCGACCCATCCTGAGCACGCGGAGGAACAGGGAATGCCGAGGAGACAGCCCTGCGGGCAAACACCCTCGTCCAGGGGATGAATTCAGGATACCCTGAATCACCACGAAGCAAAATCCAACTCATATCTCCCAGATCTTggataagcatttttttttttctttccttttttctttgagtTTGAGCGCGCAGCTGAGAACTGTTTGTCAGGTTCCATCTACACCAGACACAGGGTGTGCGGGGCACTGTCCGTCCCCTCCGGAGTACGGACCATCCTCTGGTCCCCGGAGCCCAGCCTGTCCCCCCGGGGGCCAAAATCCCGCCTTGGCATGGGATGTACCAGCACGGACACCCCCAGAGACCTCCCCCCTTAACCCCCAGCCTCACAGCGCCCGCCGGCGATGGGCGACGCGCTCCTGGAGAGGAAAGCCCTCAGGAATACTCACTGGCTGTACATTTTCTCCCCGACGAAGGGCCTGAGGCTCCGGCAGCCAAGACGCAGCGAGAGCTGGGCGCTGGGTATTTATGGGGCACTGGGTATTTACGGGGCGCTGAGCCCCACCGAGGGGAGCCCCGCGCCGAAACCGCCCCCGCCAATGAGCCCACCCCGGGAACAGAGCCGGCTTTCACCGCTGAAATCCTCCCCGGGGCTTTGAgaggtttttgttttgcctttcacaCAAAAAAGGGCTTTGAATGTTTTTCTGAGACCTAAATTCTTCCCAAGGAGAAGTGAttacaatggagaaaaaaaaaaaacaaaacaaaaacaacccaacccagAAAGGAGTGAAACGGAGAGCGCTGGAgtcgcgccgggcgcttggcatGGCCGCTTGCTCCTCTCCGCGCAGCAGAGGGACCTTCCCGGCTCCagcagacccgggggctgcaagAAAACATCTCCGTGCTGTGTGACGGAGCACGGCTGCAAACCGAGGATCAGCGCTTCGCCTCGGGGTGACGGGATTTAGAGACACCGAGAGATACGAAGATGCCCACGTCAAACGTTATCATTCCTAGCTGCTGTACACAGCAGCCACCAGCTTTTTCCTGAGCCTTGGCCCTCTGTGGAAGACCGGCTTTGCAAGCTTCAGCTTGTTTGGTACAAGCACGGCAAGACCAAACCCCGTCCCACCAGCCGGGAGGGCATCAGGGAgcaccacagaatcatagaatcgttttggttggaaaagacctttaagatcaacaagtccaaccgttaacccaacactgccaagtccatcactaccccatgtccctcagcaccatgtcatatgtcttttaaatccctccagggatggcgactccaccactgccctgggcagcctcttccaaggcttgacagccctttccgtgaagaaatttctcccaatatccatcctaaacctcccctggcacaacttgaggccgtttcccctgtcccatcgcctgttccttgggagaagagcccgacccaccctggctgccccctcctttcagggagctgcagagagcgagaaggtctcccctcagcccccttctctccaggctgaacacccccagctccctcagccgcccctcacaaggcttgtgctccagacccctcaccagctccgtcgccctcctctggacacgctccagcccctcaatgtctttcctggagCGAGGGGccccccaaaactggacacagccctcgaggtggggcctcggCAGTGCCCAGTagagggggacggtcactgcccccgtcctgctggccacactagtgctgGTACAGGTCAGGACGCTGCTGGCctccctggccacctgggcacactgctggctcacagtcagcctctgtcaaccaacacccccaggtccttttccgccgggcagctctccagacactctgccccagcctggagcgCTGCGTGGGGTTGGTGTGCCCCATGTgcgggacccggcacttggccttgttggacctccaaccattggcctcggcccatcaatccagcctgtccagatgcctctgcagagccttcctaccctccagcagatcaacactcccacccaacttggtgtcacctgcaaattcactgagggtgcacttgatcccctcgtccagatcattgacaaagatgttaaacagaaccggccccaacactgagtcctggggaacaccgctcgtgactggctgccaactggagttaactccattcaccaccactctctgggcccggccacCCAGCTGGTTTTTAACCCACTGAAGCGTATGCCCATCCAGGCCACCAActgccagtttctccaggagaacgctgtgggaaagggtgtcaaaggctttactgaagtctaggtagacatCACCACCCGTGATGGCTGCTCTTACTGTCGCTGTACACTGCTTACGGCCATCGTTGCCCCGCACCTTACTTCAGTGTGTCTCAGGAGGGTGGCACATGCCGGCAGCCCCAGTTGCGGCATACGGCAGATTTCTTAAGTCTAAGGCGtataaagcagtattttttacaCGGGGTGCTACCAGCCCGACACACTCCGAAAGACGTGAGAGCTGCCCACCCTTGGCTTGACAGGCGGCACGGCAGTCGCTGTCAGAGACGGCCCGAAGACCACTCTACAAAAGCATCTCTTGTAAGAGCAGACGTTTATGAAAACAATGGTGCTGTAAGGAGTGATTTCAGAGATTAACGAGATTAGGAAGATTACTGCTCTGCCCCTCACGGGCAGCCCGTGGTGCAGGATGAGGACATTTCATAATGCCACGTACCCTCGGGTGCTCCTCCCACACAAACAGGTGAGGAAAACAGTGGTGAAAGGAGAAAATTAGACATTAAACACTCCTGTGTTAGATTTGCTAATACAACCGTTCAGCGAaagtttgggtttctttctttctttccttttctttacaagGGCATTTCCTTTTGGAATGAGGGTTCATTTAAGGCTTCTAACCAAAAAACCAAGATACTGAGTTAAGCCTTCATAAGCTCTTTGACTGAGGCCTCCCATTAACCCTTCGTATTAAACAACCTTAATTATATGGTAATTTGTCTGTGAAAGCATTCCAGCAATAAATATATTCAATATAAATTTGAGTGCAAGCTCAAGGCCTCTCAGCAGTGCAAATAATGTGGAGATTTTTAATTAACCCCAGAATAAAGACTCAAAACAGTGTCCTAATCCTTGATGTCACAAAAACTCAGTGTTTCCATGGTGACAGCGTCTCCCCAagccccatcctcctccagcagaggaggcagagatcCAAAAATTTCCCTGGCCCCACACACCAGCAGCCAAGTTTTCCTCCTTCTGCATCTTACTGAGCACGATCCAGCCCTGTGGACTTGGTGGCAAGAGTTAGAAGAAGGACAGCCGCCCCAGGCAGCCTCCATCCAGCCCCTACggctctcctccctcctcactCACCACTGCCCGGATGGTGTCCGCCTGCCAGGACCACCTTCCCAGGAGCCAGGACCAGAAGGGATGAGCCAGATCTGCTGCTCACAGGTCTTCATGCTTTAGGCTGGTACGGGAAAAGAAAGTCCAAAGACACGCCGCGATCACACCTCGTGCTGCAGAGCTTGGAGGTGTTCGAGACTCAACATGGCCCCAAGTAACCCAGTTTTGTTAGGCTCTTTTTAAACAGGGTTTGGACTAATTCAGActagatctgaggcagaaattgttggctgtgagggcggtgagcccctggcccaggttgcccagagaagctgtggctgccccatccctggaggggttcaaggccaggttggccggggcttggagcaacctgggctggtgggaggtgtccctgcccagggcagggggtgccactgcgtggtctctaaggtcccttccagcccaaaccagcctgtgattctataacagaagttaaaaaacacATCATACACACAGTCTATGTAGGAAATTGAGCCCCAGCCCCTTGCTCACCCCACTGTCCctgagcagaggaagggagaaaagcccAATGAAAGCATTGCCCCCATTGCTGACTCCTCACCAGCACCACGCATGGCTCCCTGCTGGACCACGAcagcaccttctcctctccagtCAGCGTAAGACAAGCGTGAACCCTCCCTGCAGCGCCAGGTGTCAGAAAAAAGTGCACACCAGGGACAGGCTGCTCTGCTACACC is a genomic window of Rissa tridactyla isolate bRisTri1 chromosome 8, bRisTri1.patW.cur.20221130, whole genome shotgun sequence containing:
- the RPE65 gene encoding retinoid isomerohydrolase, with product MYSQVEHPAGGYKKLFETVEELSSPVTAHVTGRIPTWLRGSLLRCGPGLFEVGAEPFYHLFDGQALLHKFDFKEGHVTYHRRFVRTDAYVRAMTEKRIVITEFGTYAYPDPCKNIFSRFFSYFKGVEVTDNALVNVYPVGEDYYACTETNFITKINPDTLETIKQVDLCKYVSVNGATAHPHIENDGTVYNIGNCFGKNFSLAYNIIRIPPLQADKEDPMNKSEVVVQFPCSDRFKPSYVHSFGLTSNYIVFVETPVKINLLKFLSSWSLWGANYMDCFESNETMGVWLHVAEKKKGRLLNVKYRTSAFNLFHHINTYEDNGFLIVDLCTWKGFEFVYNYLYLANLRANWDEVKRQAEKAPQPEARRYVLPLNIDKADTGKNLVTLPYTTATATLRSDETIWLEPEVIFSGPRHAFEFPQINYKKYCGKPYTYTYGLGLNHFVPDRLCKLNVKTKETWVWQEPDSYPSEPIFVSHPDALEEDDGVVLSIVISPGTGPKPAYLLILNAKDMSEVARAEVEVNIPVTFHGLFKRA